In the genome of Enterococcus sp. DIV2402, the window GACCTAGTCTTTTTTGGTGGCGGACAAGATTACGAGCAATTGATTGTCTCACAAGATATTCAAAGTAAAAAAGACAGTTTAACGACATTTATTGAAAATGATGGCGTCATTTTGGCCATTTGTGGTGGCTATCAATTACTGGGTCACTATTACATTGGTGCTGGCGGTGAAAAAATCTATGGCATCGGTGCATTGGATCATTATACCTTGAGCCAAGATAACAATCGCTTCATTGGTGATGTAAAAATCTATAATGAAGAGTTCGATGAAACTTACGAAGGGTTTGAAAACCACAATGGTCGTACCTTCTTAGGAAAAGGTGAACGTCCCTTAGGAAAAATTGTTGAAGGTTTTGGGAATAATGGCGAAGACCAAACAGAAGGCGCAATTTATCGGAATGTTTTCTGTTCTTACTTCCACGGACCAATTTTGGCACGAAATGAAGCCTTAGCAAAACGTTTAATCGATTTAGCATATAACCGTAAATATCAAGCGTAGTTTACAAACGAGACTTATAAATGAGTCTCGTTTTTTTGTGGGAATTTTCCCGCCGTCTGATACCTAGTACCAGCTTCTACTCTTTTGTCCCATAAGTAACTCCATCTATTGTAAACGCTCACAATTTAACTTAAAGTAATCACGTAAGTTATTTTAGAAGGGAGTTTTCTCAATTATGATGGAAAAAGTTCAGCGCTTTGGTGGCGCAATGTTTACACCAGTTCTACTTTTCTCATTTTCGGGTTTAATGGTTTCATTAGCAATTATTTGTAAAAATCCGATGTTAGTAGGAAGTATCGCAACTGAAGGAACCGCATGGTACGGAGTTTGGTCAATTATCGAAGACGGTGCATGGACAGTCTTTAATCAAATGGAATTATTATTTGTTATTGGATTGCCAATTGGTTTAGCAAAAAAAGCCAATGCTCGTGCAGTCATGGAAGCCTTTGTCGTCTACTTGACTTTCCAATACTTCGTTGGTGGGATGTTAAAAAACTTCAGTAATTTCTTTGGTGTTGATTACGCTATGGATGCTGGCGGAACAAGTGGTTTGAAATTAATTGCCAATATCAAAACACTAGATACAGGTATTATCGGTGCAATTGTCATTTCAGCTATTGTTGTTTGGATTCACAATCGTTTCTTTGATACAAAATTGCCTGATTGGTTAGGAATTTTCCAAGGTTCTTCATTTGTTGTGATTATTGGATTCTTCTTAATGTTACCAATCGCTTTCCTTGTAGCG includes:
- a CDS encoding adenosylcobyric acid synthase; translated protein: MAKRQLKLAHLYGNLLNTYGDNGNILMLNYVAKKMDIELEIEIVSIHEPFDPNRYDLVFFGGGQDYEQLIVSQDIQSKKDSLTTFIENDGVILAICGGYQLLGHYYIGAGGEKIYGIGALDHYTLSQDNNRFIGDVKIYNEEFDETYEGFENHNGRTFLGKGERPLGKIVEGFGNNGEDQTEGAIYRNVFCSYFHGPILARNEALAKRLIDLAYNRKYQA